One stretch of Eggerthella lenta DSM 2243 DNA includes these proteins:
- a CDS encoding FeoA family protein, producing MAEVQDRTLRDVAIGDTATVRRLTGEGALKRHIMDMGITKGTSVFVRKVAPLGDPIEVTVRGYELSLRKSEAESILIG from the coding sequence ATGGCAGAAGTTCAAGATCGAACGCTGCGCGACGTGGCCATCGGCGACACCGCCACCGTCCGTCGCCTGACGGGCGAGGGCGCGCTCAAGCGTCACATCATGGACATGGGCATCACCAAGGGGACGAGCGTGTTCGTTCGCAAAGTCGCGCCGCTGGGCGATCCGATCGAGGTCACGGTGCGCGGATACGAGCTGTCGCTGCGCAAGAGCGAGGCGGAGAGCATCCTCATCGGCTGA
- a CDS encoding FeoB small GTPase domain-containing protein gives MGIRIALAGNPNCGKTTMFNDLTGASQYVGNWPGVTVEKKEGKYTRDKDVIITDLPGVYSLSPYSPEEIVTRDYLLDGGPDVVVNLVDATNLERNLYLTTQILDLGVPVVVALNMMDLVKKSGDKIDVAGLSKQLGCPIVETTALKGHGMAELMETAVKAAKAGKPAEPKMPFDAQVEEAITKIEGILGNRVSPATARWFAIKLFEGEERTVANMKLSAADLKAVEAIREEVENKLDDDAESIITSERYNAITHVIDKTMKRSHKGMTTTQKIDRVVTNRWLGLPIFVVVMALVYYLAISVGTGVVTDWANDGISGDGFLYTGGAAYEEAVGEWEGEQANIEAYLAAAEEDGIDVEGATAALEAEEPTAADESALAAFQEDAEKAGVVGIVEDEETGESAEVDAAAFATALEAEEPDASDGSWGLWIPGLGAVIGNALEAVDVAPWLQSLVMDGIVAGVGAVIGFIPQMIILFLLLALLEGCGYLARVAFIMDRVFRRFGLSGKSFIPMLVASGCGVPAVTATKTIENEKDRRMTIMTTTMIPCGAKMPIIALVFGAIAGGNTEATWWIAPLFYFLGVIAIIISGIMLKKTKMFAGPTSPFVMELPSYHMPTVKSILMSTWDRIKGYIVKAGTIIFLSTIVIWLLMNFGDAGEGFGLLDTEMDDYIQYSLMAGLGNGIGWIFAPLGFGDWQATVTSITGLVAKENVVATVGILTSLGDVGEADPTMWAAFAALFAGSVPAILAFCAFNLLCAPCFAAIGTIWREMGTAKWTWFTIGYMTIFAWCVGLMFYQFGGLLTGEIGFNVWTVVAIVVLAGMLFQIFRPMPTFDKKKDKVAGELEAEGSVA, from the coding sequence ATGGGAATTCGCATAGCGCTTGCCGGCAACCCGAACTGCGGCAAGACGACGATGTTCAACGATCTGACCGGCGCCAGCCAATACGTTGGCAACTGGCCGGGCGTGACCGTTGAGAAAAAGGAAGGGAAGTACACCCGCGACAAAGACGTGATCATCACGGACTTGCCGGGCGTGTACTCGCTGTCGCCGTACTCTCCCGAGGAGATCGTGACGCGCGACTACCTGTTGGACGGCGGCCCCGACGTCGTCGTGAACCTCGTGGACGCGACGAACCTCGAGCGCAACCTGTACCTGACCACGCAGATCCTCGATCTGGGCGTGCCCGTCGTGGTGGCGCTCAACATGATGGACCTCGTGAAGAAGAGCGGCGACAAGATCGACGTGGCCGGCCTGTCGAAGCAGCTGGGCTGCCCCATCGTCGAGACGACGGCGCTCAAGGGGCACGGCATGGCCGAGCTCATGGAAACCGCCGTCAAGGCGGCGAAGGCCGGCAAGCCCGCCGAGCCGAAGATGCCCTTCGACGCGCAGGTGGAAGAAGCCATCACGAAGATCGAGGGCATTCTGGGCAACCGCGTGTCTCCGGCAACCGCGCGCTGGTTCGCCATCAAGCTGTTCGAGGGCGAGGAGCGCACCGTCGCCAACATGAAGCTCAGCGCCGCCGACCTCAAGGCGGTCGAGGCGATTCGCGAAGAGGTGGAGAACAAGCTCGACGACGATGCCGAGAGCATCATCACGTCCGAGCGCTACAACGCCATCACGCACGTCATCGACAAGACGATGAAGCGCTCGCACAAGGGCATGACCACCACGCAGAAGATCGACCGCGTGGTGACGAACCGTTGGCTGGGCCTGCCCATCTTCGTGGTGGTCATGGCGCTCGTGTACTACCTGGCCATCTCCGTGGGCACGGGCGTGGTCACCGACTGGGCCAACGACGGCATCTCCGGCGACGGCTTCCTGTACACCGGCGGCGCGGCCTACGAAGAGGCCGTGGGCGAATGGGAAGGCGAGCAGGCCAACATCGAAGCCTACCTCGCCGCTGCTGAGGAAGACGGCATCGACGTGGAGGGCGCGACCGCGGCCCTCGAAGCCGAAGAGCCCACCGCTGCCGACGAAAGCGCCCTCGCCGCATTCCAGGAGGATGCCGAGAAGGCCGGCGTCGTCGGCATCGTCGAGGACGAGGAGACCGGCGAATCCGCCGAGGTGGACGCCGCGGCCTTTGCAACCGCCCTCGAAGCTGAAGAGCCCGACGCTTCCGACGGCTCGTGGGGCCTGTGGATTCCCGGTTTGGGAGCGGTCATCGGCAACGCCCTCGAGGCGGTCGACGTCGCGCCGTGGCTGCAGAGCCTCGTGATGGACGGCATCGTCGCGGGCGTCGGCGCCGTGATCGGCTTCATTCCCCAGATGATCATCCTGTTCCTGCTGCTCGCGCTGCTCGAAGGGTGCGGCTACCTGGCGCGCGTCGCGTTCATCATGGACCGTGTCTTCCGCCGCTTCGGCCTGTCGGGCAAGAGCTTCATCCCGATGCTCGTCGCGTCCGGCTGCGGCGTGCCCGCCGTCACGGCCACGAAGACCATCGAGAACGAGAAAGACCGTCGCATGACCATCATGACGACGACGATGATCCCCTGCGGCGCGAAGATGCCCATCATCGCGCTCGTGTTCGGTGCCATCGCCGGCGGCAACACCGAGGCTACCTGGTGGATCGCCCCGCTGTTCTACTTCCTGGGCGTCATCGCCATCATCATCTCCGGCATCATGCTGAAGAAGACCAAGATGTTCGCCGGCCCCACCTCGCCGTTCGTCATGGAGCTTCCTTCCTACCACATGCCCACGGTGAAATCCATCCTGATGTCCACGTGGGACCGCATCAAGGGCTACATCGTCAAGGCAGGTACGATCATCTTCCTGTCCACCATCGTCATCTGGCTGCTCATGAACTTCGGTGACGCGGGCGAGGGCTTCGGCTTGCTCGATACCGAGATGGACGACTACATCCAGTACAGCCTCATGGCGGGCCTGGGCAACGGCATCGGCTGGATCTTCGCGCCGCTTGGCTTCGGAGACTGGCAGGCAACCGTCACGTCCATCACCGGCCTCGTGGCGAAGGAGAACGTCGTCGCCACCGTCGGCATCCTGACCAGCCTGGGCGATGTGGGCGAAGCCGATCCCACCATGTGGGCCGCGTTCGCCGCCCTCTTTGCGGGCTCGGTGCCGGCCATCCTCGCCTTCTGCGCCTTCAACCTGCTGTGCGCGCCGTGCTTCGCCGCCATCGGCACCATCTGGCGCGAGATGGGCACCGCGAAGTGGACCTGGTTCACCATCGGCTACATGACCATCTTCGCGTGGTGCGTGGGATTGATGTTCTACCAGTTCGGCGGCTTGCTTACCGGCGAGATCGGCTTCAACGTGTGGACGGTCGTGGCCATCGTGGTCCTGGCCGGCATGCTGTTCCAGATTTTCCGCCCCATGCCCACCTTCGACAAGAAGAAGGACAAGGTCGCGGGCGAGCTTGAAGCCGAGGGCAGCGTCGCGTAG
- a CDS encoding FeoB-associated Cys-rich membrane protein has product MFGLEFTPSTVVVALIVLALVFLAVRRLVRNGMCDCHKGDDAHGGCAGGCGGCSGCGAASAMVADMQKRAAAESHR; this is encoded by the coding sequence ATGTTTGGTTTGGAGTTCACGCCGTCTACGGTGGTCGTCGCGCTCATCGTGCTGGCGCTCGTGTTCCTCGCGGTTCGCCGCTTGGTGCGCAACGGCATGTGCGATTGCCATAAGGGAGACGACGCGCACGGCGGATGCGCCGGAGGATGCGGCGGCTGCTCGGGCTGCGGCGCTGCCAGCGCCATGGTGGCCGACATGCAGAAGCGAGCCGCTGCGGAGTCGCACCGCTAA
- a CDS encoding metal-dependent transcriptional regulator, with protein sequence MEKMSMSHEDYLEAIVMLGGTTEVSVRSVDIATKLDVSKASVNKAISSLKEKGLADQPYYGDITLTEEGYAYGMSVLDRHHMLFTFLTKALGIPEEQAEKEACLMEHAISDESFKKWSSYINKLDL encoded by the coding sequence GTGGAAAAAATGTCCATGTCGCACGAGGACTACCTTGAAGCCATCGTGATGCTGGGAGGCACGACGGAGGTGTCGGTCAGGTCGGTCGACATCGCGACGAAGCTCGACGTGTCGAAGGCCTCGGTCAACAAAGCGATCAGCTCGCTCAAGGAAAAGGGTCTTGCCGACCAGCCCTATTACGGCGACATCACGCTCACCGAAGAAGGGTACGCCTACGGCATGTCGGTCCTCGACCGCCATCACATGCTGTTCACGTTCCTCACGAAGGCGCTCGGCATCCCCGAGGAGCAGGCCGAGAAGGAAGCCTGCCTCATGGAGCACGCCATCAGCGACGAATCGTTCAAAAAATGGAGTTCTTATATTAACAAGCTCGACCTGTAA
- a CDS encoding FtsB family cell division protein has product MATQPYILSFDEAKRDTRARRPSSAAPESRPVIHSVDAIPAFESPFRQAGEGRGSARTAAHARPSGAARRSSAGAGDGSFARISTFDRPAGRHAAPRPASSSSRRASSSYGTGRFSSFDERIEEQPEEEVEERRLTRKEQRKKARAKSKAERAFTKQFGGSKPSDASQSGPRAAVYKGEMGAKHRQAARMQNAESPQASAKRGFSLGSLASLKSSPKFIASAAVAVCLVLSCAFLYPPAQQYYHALRERDQLAAEYAALEERNGALESDVSSLQTDAGIEDRAHEQFGWVKKGEETANVRGLDLDEDEASTFRANITPGSVEAPETWYSPFLDALFGVE; this is encoded by the coding sequence TTGGCAACGCAGCCTTATATTCTCTCGTTTGACGAGGCGAAACGCGACACCCGTGCGCGCCGCCCCTCTTCTGCTGCGCCCGAATCGCGTCCCGTGATCCATTCCGTCGATGCCATCCCCGCATTCGAGTCGCCCTTCCGCCAGGCAGGCGAGGGGCGGGGGAGCGCGCGAACGGCGGCGCACGCGCGCCCGTCGGGCGCTGCGCGGCGATCGTCCGCGGGAGCCGGCGACGGTTCGTTCGCCCGCATATCGACGTTCGATCGTCCCGCAGGCCGTCATGCGGCGCCGCGTCCGGCGTCGTCGAGCTCGCGCCGTGCATCGAGCTCGTACGGCACGGGCCGCTTCTCCTCGTTCGACGAGCGCATCGAGGAACAGCCCGAAGAGGAAGTCGAAGAGCGCCGCCTGACCCGCAAGGAGCAGCGCAAGAAGGCGCGCGCCAAGAGCAAGGCCGAGCGCGCGTTCACCAAGCAGTTCGGCGGCTCGAAGCCGTCCGATGCCTCGCAATCGGGCCCGCGCGCCGCGGTGTACAAGGGCGAGATGGGCGCGAAGCACCGTCAGGCCGCGCGCATGCAGAACGCGGAGAGCCCGCAGGCTTCGGCGAAGCGCGGCTTCTCGCTGGGATCGCTCGCATCGCTCAAGTCGTCGCCGAAGTTCATCGCGAGCGCGGCCGTCGCCGTCTGCCTCGTGCTCTCGTGCGCCTTCCTGTACCCGCCGGCGCAGCAGTACTACCATGCGCTGCGCGAGCGCGACCAGCTGGCCGCCGAGTATGCGGCGCTCGAGGAGCGCAACGGCGCCCTCGAAAGCGACGTCTCGTCGCTGCAGACCGACGCCGGCATCGAGGATCGCGCCCACGAGCAGTTCGGATGGGTGAAGAAGGGCGAGGAGACGGCGAACGTGCGCGGCCTCGACCTTGACGAGGACGAGGCATCCACGTTCCGCGCCAACATCACGCCGGGCAGCGTCGAGGCGCCGGAGACGTGGTACTCGCCGTTCCTGGACGCCCTGTTCGGCGTCGAGTAG
- a CDS encoding Ppx/GppA phosphatase family protein, with amino-acid sequence MSAIAEPESTESGFQAGRYAAIDIGTVTCRMLVADVDEAGRLHELDREYTITNLGEGVDATGVLKPAAMQRVADAVARFLDVLRGFATPEHPAITTRAMATSAARDARNADEFEALMAGLGVTLSVIPGEREAALSFAGASCDFRGERLLVVDIGGGSTEVIAGRAGSRPDRSHSFNIGCRRVTEKFFAADPPGAGELERARAWVEEGMRPYFDELRGAGFAPERLVAVAGTATTVVSIHERMEVYDTSRVHKAVITRPMLDGVADQLERVPLAQRERIVGLDPGRAPVIVAGMVILQTVLDLAGVDSFTVSESDILHGIILDEAAR; translated from the coding sequence ATGAGCGCCATCGCGGAGCCCGAGAGTACCGAAAGCGGTTTCCAGGCGGGCCGATACGCGGCCATCGACATCGGCACCGTGACGTGCCGCATGCTCGTGGCCGACGTGGACGAGGCGGGGCGGCTCCATGAGCTCGACCGCGAGTACACCATCACGAACCTCGGCGAGGGCGTGGACGCGACGGGCGTGCTGAAGCCCGCGGCCATGCAGCGCGTGGCCGATGCCGTGGCGCGCTTCCTCGACGTGCTGCGCGGGTTCGCCACGCCGGAACATCCCGCCATCACGACGAGGGCCATGGCCACGTCGGCCGCGCGCGACGCGCGCAACGCCGACGAGTTCGAGGCGCTGATGGCGGGCTTGGGCGTCACGCTGTCCGTCATCCCCGGCGAGCGCGAGGCGGCCCTCTCCTTCGCGGGCGCGTCGTGCGACTTCCGGGGGGAGCGCCTGCTCGTGGTGGACATCGGCGGCGGCTCGACCGAGGTCATCGCCGGGCGCGCGGGCAGCCGGCCCGATCGCTCGCACTCCTTCAACATCGGATGCCGTCGCGTGACGGAGAAGTTCTTCGCGGCCGATCCTCCCGGCGCCGGCGAGCTCGAACGGGCCCGCGCGTGGGTGGAGGAGGGGATGCGCCCCTACTTCGACGAGCTGCGCGGGGCGGGCTTCGCACCCGAGCGGCTGGTGGCGGTGGCCGGCACGGCCACCACGGTGGTGTCGATCCACGAGCGCATGGAGGTGTACGACACCTCCCGCGTGCATAAGGCCGTCATCACGCGCCCCATGCTCGACGGGGTGGCCGACCAGCTGGAACGCGTCCCGCTCGCGCAGCGCGAGCGCATCGTCGGGCTCGATCCGGGCCGCGCGCCCGTCATCGTGGCCGGCATGGTGATCCTGCAGACGGTGCTCGACCTGGCCGGCGTCGATTCGTTCACGGTCAGCGAATCGGACATTCTCCACGGCATCATTTTGGACGAAGCGGCGCGCTGA